In one Macadamia integrifolia cultivar HAES 741 unplaced genomic scaffold, SCU_Mint_v3 scaffold2616, whole genome shotgun sequence genomic region, the following are encoded:
- the LOC122066848 gene encoding uncharacterized protein LOC122066848, translating into MEMEMGKETKEMVVAGFRRSLSISTSSPRRPPPPEKSHHTRSISLPCNSHPLISQLKDRINKLRSWESEAAATRPSSASLCDGLTHLKKVHDCFDDLLHLSQTQDSLRHRSDWVEKLLEDFLRFVDVYGIFRASLVALKEEHLAAQVAIRRRDESKMASYVKALKTMDKEMRKLASVVRGIGKCSSSALAFVSNGDAELAAILRDVKEVTVTVSVALFHGLSSSSLSAKSWMVVGWRLLSKTQEKTKEEKGIRELEEAGKQSLRCLRKKGDEEVRIALEKLQALEDCIGGIESGNERVFRSLMNTRVSLLNILTQ; encoded by the coding sequence atggaaatggaaatgggaAAGGAAACAAAAGAGATGGTGGTCGCCGGGTTCCGTCGTTCTCTCTCGATCTCCACCTCAAGTCCCAGAcgtccaccacctccagagaaaTCCCACCACACCAGATCCATCAGTCTCCCATGCAATTCTCATCCTTTGATCTCCCAACTCAAAGACAGGATCAATAAACTGAGGAGTTGGGAGTCAGAAGCTGCCGCCACCCGACCCTCATCGGCCTCCCTATGCGACGGCTTGACCCACCTCAAGAAAGTCCACGATTGTTTCGACGATCTCCTTCACCTTTCCCAGACGCAAGACTCCCTCCGTCATCGATCGGACTGGGTCGAGAAGCTTCTAGAAGACTTTCTCCGCTTCGTCGATGTCTACGGTATCTTCCGAGCTTCACTTGTGGCTCTCAAGGAGGAACACTTGGCCGCACAAGTGGCCATTAGGAGGAGAGACGAATCCAAGATGGCTTCCTACGTGAAGGCTCTTAAGACGATGGATAAGGAGATGAGGAAGCTCGCAAGCGTCGTCCGAGGCATCGGCAAATGCTCGTCTTCAGCTTTGGCGTTCGTGTCGAACGGTGATGCTGAGTTGGCTGCGATTCTTAGAGATGTTAAAGAGGTCACGGTGACGGTTTCAGTCGCCCTTTTTCATGGATTGTCATCGTCATCTCTGTCGGCCAAGTCATGGATGGTGGTGGGATGGAGATTATTGTCAAAGACACAGGAGAAaacgaaggaagagaaaggaatcCGGGAGTTGGAGGAAGCTGGAAAGCAAAGCTTGCGGTGtttgagaaagaaaggagatgaGGAAGTGAGGATAGCATTGGAGAAATTACAAGCGTTGGAGGATTGTATTGGAGGGATTGAGAGTGGGAACGAAAGAGTGTTTAGGAGTTTGATGAACACCAGAGTTTCACTACTCAACATTCTCACTCAATAA